A portion of the Sphingobacterium spiritivorum genome contains these proteins:
- the recO gene encoding DNA repair protein RecO, with amino-acid sequence MLHKTKGIALKLTNYSESSVVVQVYTESFGLQSYLVNGAKKPKAKIKANLFQPLHLLELIVYHKDNNNLQRISEAHQTPPLLDLPYHIVKSSIAIFLNEVLYKSLKQQQHDGFLFNFIFQSIRYLDETDHSLANFHLTFLIKLSMFLGFLPNVGTKVLPYFDLREGNFSSSLPAHSDVLQPPHTEIFHQLIGSTYASAAALKINKEERALLLSKILDFYNIHVANFGEINSVYILEEIFR; translated from the coding sequence ATGCTTCACAAAACAAAAGGTATAGCCCTCAAACTGACAAACTACTCTGAAAGTAGTGTGGTCGTGCAGGTTTATACAGAAAGTTTCGGCCTGCAATCCTATCTGGTCAACGGAGCAAAAAAACCGAAAGCAAAGATAAAGGCTAATCTCTTTCAGCCTCTTCATCTGCTGGAACTGATCGTTTATCACAAGGACAATAACAATCTGCAACGCATCTCTGAAGCACATCAGACTCCTCCTTTACTGGATCTGCCTTACCATATTGTAAAGAGCTCTATCGCCATTTTTCTTAATGAGGTGCTGTACAAGTCATTAAAGCAACAACAGCATGACGGATTTCTGTTTAATTTTATTTTTCAGTCTATACGTTATCTCGATGAAACAGATCACAGTCTGGCCAACTTTCACCTTACTTTTCTTATAAAACTCAGCATGTTTTTGGGGTTCCTCCCGAATGTAGGAACAAAAGTTCTACCCTATTTTGATCTGAGAGAAGGAAATTTCAGCAGCTCTCTACCCGCTCACAGCGATGTATTACAGCCTCCGCATACTGAAATATTTCATCAGCTTATCGGATCGACCTATGCCTCTGCTGCAGCCCTTAAAATCAATAAAGAAGAGCGTGCCCTACTGCTCTCTAAGATTCTGGACTTTTATAATATACATGTTGCGAATTTTGGGGAAATAAATTCTGTATATATACTTGAAGAAATATTCCGATAA
- a CDS encoding signal peptidase: protein MNKYLRRGLILSVSGILIIYGGYWMMHQEIDLYKIIMILGVLVFSWGFVTIIYSLIRKIERKSIIESRQEEQHKD from the coding sequence ATGAACAAATATTTACGAAGAGGGCTTATACTATCTGTATCCGGCATACTGATCATCTATGGGGGATACTGGATGATGCACCAAGAGATTGATCTATACAAGATTATCATGATTCTCGGGGTCCTTGTTTTCAGTTGGGGATTTGTAACAATTATTTACAGCCTGATCCGTAAGATAGAAAGAAAGAGCATTATCGAATCCAGACAGGAAGAGCAACACAAAGATTAG
- the rpmB gene encoding 50S ribosomal protein L28: MSRICDLTGKTALNGYRVSNSNAKTKRKFYPNLQTKRFFIPEENRWITLKVSTSAIKTINKNGITAAINTFIKKGSI, from the coding sequence ATGTCAAGAATTTGTGATTTAACAGGCAAGACGGCATTAAATGGTTACCGCGTATCGAATTCGAACGCAAAAACCAAACGTAAATTTTATCCAAACTTACAAACGAAACGTTTCTTCATTCCAGAAGAAAATCGTTGGATTACGTTAAAAGTTTCAACTTCGGCGATTAAGACGATTAATAAAAACGGCATCACTGCTGCTATTAATACGTTTATTAAAAAAGGATCTATCTAA
- the rpmG gene encoding 50S ribosomal protein L33, whose translation MAKKGNRVQVILECTEHKESGLPGMSRYITTKNKKNTTERLELKKFNPVLRKVTVHKEIK comes from the coding sequence ATGGCTAAAAAAGGAAATAGAGTACAAGTAATCTTAGAGTGTACTGAGCACAAAGAAAGTGGTCTTCCGGGAATGTCTCGCTATATCACCACAAAAAACAAAAAGAACACAACTGAACGTCTTGAATTGAAAAAATTCAATCCGGTGTTGAGAAAAGTTACTGTTCACAAAGAAATTAAATAA
- a CDS encoding DUF4295 domain-containing protein, whose amino-acid sequence MAKKAVASLQKGGGKEFTKVIITTRSAKTGAYTFKSSMIHNDKVKDALAAATK is encoded by the coding sequence ATGGCAAAGAAAGCAGTTGCATCGTTACAAAAAGGTGGCGGTAAAGAATTTACAAAGGTTATTATTACTACTCGTTCTGCAAAAACTGGAGCTTATACTTTCAAATCAAGCATGATTCACAATGATAAAGTGAAAGATGCTTTAGCTGCAGCTACTAAATAA
- the ftsY gene encoding signal recognition particle-docking protein FtsY, with product MGLFDFFKKKQETPEAQEALDKGLEKTKEGFLSKITKAVVGKSTVDDDVLDELEEILVTSDVGVTTTLKIIDRIQARVAKDKYINTSELNNLLKDEIQALLAENNSSDFENFEYGNHKPYVIMVVGVNGVGKTTTIGKLAHQLKAAGNKVVLGAADTFRAAAVDQLKLWGERVGVRVVAQAMGSDPASVAFDTIKSAVSNGDDVAIIDTAGRLHNKVGLMNELGKIKNVMQKVIPGAPHEILLVLDASTGQNAIEQCTQFTQATDVNALALTKLDGTAKGGVVIGISDQFKIPVKYIGVGEKIDDLQLFNKKEFVDSLFKESAR from the coding sequence ATGGGATTATTCGATTTTTTCAAAAAGAAGCAAGAAACGCCAGAAGCACAGGAAGCGCTAGATAAGGGCTTAGAAAAAACTAAAGAAGGGTTTTTGTCTAAAATTACAAAAGCAGTAGTCGGTAAATCTACTGTGGATGATGACGTTCTTGATGAACTGGAAGAGATACTGGTTACTTCGGATGTCGGCGTAACAACTACCCTGAAAATCATAGATCGTATTCAGGCGCGTGTAGCAAAAGACAAATACATCAATACTTCTGAGCTTAATAATCTGCTGAAAGACGAAATACAGGCTTTGCTTGCAGAGAATAACAGCTCTGACTTTGAAAACTTTGAATACGGAAACCATAAGCCTTATGTGATTATGGTGGTAGGTGTCAATGGCGTTGGAAAGACAACGACAATAGGTAAACTTGCCCATCAGCTGAAAGCTGCCGGAAATAAAGTCGTATTAGGTGCTGCCGATACGTTTAGAGCGGCTGCGGTTGATCAGCTAAAATTATGGGGAGAACGTGTTGGTGTACGTGTTGTGGCACAGGCTATGGGATCCGATCCCGCTTCTGTTGCTTTTGATACGATCAAGTCTGCTGTTTCCAATGGTGATGATGTCGCTATTATTGATACTGCAGGTCGTCTTCATAATAAAGTGGGATTGATGAACGAGTTGGGGAAGATCAAGAATGTCATGCAAAAAGTTATTCCGGGAGCACCACATGAGATATTGTTAGTGCTGGATGCTTCTACCGGGCAAAATGCAATCGAGCAGTGTACGCAATTTACCCAGGCCACAGATGTCAATGCGCTGGCGTTGACAAAATTGGACGGAACCGCAAAAGGTGGTGTAGTAATTGGTATTTCAGATCAGTTTAAGATCCCGGTTAAGTACATTGGAGTAGGAGAGAAGATAGACGATTTACAATTGTTCAATAAAAAAGAATTTGTTGATTCTTTATTCAAAGAATCTGCAAGGTAA
- the rimO gene encoding 30S ribosomal protein S12 methylthiotransferase RimO: MKTKSVRPAEIKQKPRVNVITLGCSKNIHDSEVLMGQLKGNQMEVVHEASNIQNNDIVVINTCGFIDNAKQESIDTILQYSELKEQGKINKVIVTGCLSERYKPELQSEISSVDAYFGTNDLPELLSSIGADYRHELLGERMLSTPSHFSYFKIAEGCNRPCSFCAIPLMRGKHVSKSMEDLVKEAKFLASNGTKELILIAQDLTYYGLDIYGKRNLSDLLRNLSDVDGIEWIRLQYAYPSGFPMDILDAMAERSNICNYLDMPLQHISDNMLKSMRRGTTKQKQIDLVNQIRDKVPDIALRTTLICGYPGETEQDFQEMLEWVEDSRFDRLGCFTYSHEEKTHAHSLTDDVPEEVKESRVEQIMEVQQGISYDINQEKIGKTYKVLVDKVDGDYFIGRTEYDSPEVDNEVLISAKDAYARIGDFVQVKIDRAEDFDLYGTIVK, translated from the coding sequence ATGAAAACAAAATCTGTAAGACCTGCTGAAATTAAGCAGAAACCCCGTGTTAATGTGATTACGTTAGGATGTTCCAAAAACATTCATGACAGTGAAGTGCTGATGGGGCAGTTAAAAGGGAATCAAATGGAGGTGGTACATGAGGCCTCTAATATTCAAAATAATGATATTGTGGTTATCAATACCTGTGGTTTTATAGATAATGCCAAACAGGAGTCTATTGATACCATTCTTCAATACAGCGAGCTCAAAGAGCAGGGTAAAATCAATAAGGTGATCGTTACGGGTTGTCTGTCCGAACGTTATAAACCGGAGTTGCAATCTGAAATTTCAAGTGTGGATGCATACTTCGGTACAAATGATTTACCTGAGTTATTATCCAGTATTGGGGCAGATTACCGCCATGAATTACTGGGTGAACGTATGCTGTCTACACCTTCGCACTTTTCATACTTTAAAATTGCGGAAGGATGTAACAGGCCATGTTCTTTCTGTGCGATTCCATTGATGCGTGGAAAGCATGTTTCCAAATCTATGGAAGATCTGGTAAAGGAAGCTAAATTTCTGGCCTCTAATGGTACAAAGGAATTAATTCTTATTGCGCAGGACCTGACTTATTACGGTCTTGATATCTATGGCAAACGCAATCTTTCGGACCTTTTGCGTAATCTTTCGGACGTAGACGGTATAGAATGGATTCGTCTTCAATATGCTTATCCTTCCGGATTTCCGATGGATATACTGGATGCGATGGCGGAGCGATCGAATATCTGTAATTATTTAGATATGCCTCTTCAGCATATTTCAGATAATATGCTGAAATCTATGCGAAGAGGGACAACAAAACAAAAGCAAATTGATCTGGTCAATCAGATCCGGGATAAAGTGCCTGATATTGCTCTTCGTACAACATTGATCTGCGGATATCCGGGTGAGACAGAACAAGACTTTCAGGAGATGTTGGAATGGGTGGAAGATTCCCGTTTTGACCGCCTGGGCTGTTTTACGTATTCACATGAAGAGAAAACGCATGCTCATTCGTTGACGGATGATGTGCCGGAAGAAGTAAAGGAATCCCGTGTAGAACAGATTATGGAGGTTCAGCAAGGAATTTCATACGATATTAATCAGGAAAAAATCGGTAAGACCTATAAAGTGCTGGTTGATAAAGTGGATGGTGATTATTTTATCGGACGTACAGAATATGACTCTCCGGAGGTTGATAATGAAGTATTGATCTCTGCAAAAGATGCCTATGCACGCATAGGAGATTTTGTTCAGGTAAAAATTGACCGTGCTGAAGACTTCGATCTTTATGGTACTATTGTCAAATAA